CCTTACCAGCCTTATTCTTTGGTTTTATAACACAGTTGAAAATCAAAAATGTCAATTTCAAGATTGGCAATCAAATGATCATTGCGGCCGTTCCCGGTATCATCGTCGGGACATTCAGCGCACAATTTATTCCCCAACAACTGTATAACTGGATTGTCGGGACAATTTTTTTGATTATGGGTGCGATGGTACTAATCAAGTATGTGCACCATTCTAAACAAACTACAGCCGGTCACCAACCTTGGCAAGCTGCCTTCTTTGGCCTTTTAAGTGGATTGATGGTCGGCATTGGCGGCTTAAGCGGTGGTGCGACCACGGCTGCCGGGTTAGCAATTCTTGGGCTAACGGCCGTTGAAGCCGCTGGTACTGCCACCTATGTGTTAACTGTTATGTCCACAATCAGTTTAATCGGCCATCTCTTTACTAGTACTTTTGCTTGGCAATCAGGATTGGTCCTCATGATTGGCGCAATTATCGGCGCAATCATTACACCACTCGTGATTCGCCATTTAAATTTAGATAAGGTCAACCGCGTATTAACGCCATTTCTTGGTCTTATTATTATTTATTTTGGCATCAAAATGTTTATATAAAGGCAGATAAAAAGTCACTTCAGGCAGTCGTAAACTTGAAGTGACTTTTTGATATCCCCTACTGAAAAAATTCATAATCATGTGTATACCAAGAACAACCTTCTCCAGCATGTTGGTGGCTAAGCTAACTGCCGACGACTGACTAGGTAAACAACGATAATCAATGGCAGCGTCACCATCATCACGGGATAAAACCACGCCATTGGTAATTGACTGCTAATCAGCCCGCCAATGATGGGGCCAAGTGACATTCCGAGATCAACACCAATATAAAACGTACTATTGGCTAGCCCATGATCAGCTTTCGGCACGAGCATCAATGCTTTAGCTTGGCAAATTGAAAACATCAAACCGTATCCGGCAGCCAGTCCTGCTGCACCCAGCAGTAGCATCGCCCAATTGTTCATGTCAGTTAAGCCAATCAATCCTAATAGATTAAAAATTAAGCATAACCAGATGAACCGTTTAAATGGCACCCGGTCGAACCAATCGCGGAGAATAATTCGCAATACTAATAAAATACCCGCGTACACCGGGAAAAATACCCCCGCTGCCACATGAAAATGCCGTGCAGCGACGTAGCTGACAATATAGGTTTGGGTGGAAAAATATGGTAATGAAAATAAAAGCAAAATCAAGGCCACGGGGATTACTCGTGGTTGTACGATGCGAATATGGTGCTTAGTCGTAGCCGTTTGAGGCGTCACAATTGGTTCACCATGATCACCGACGAATTGAATCATGATGATGAGCAGTAAACTACAGCCCGCTGCTAACCAAAAAACACTCTGGTAACTGTAATGTTGATACAAGAAGACACTGATTGCCGGCCCGCACGCCATTCCAAGCGCATTCGCTAGCCCATAAATGCCCATTCCAGAGCCAATTCGATCGGGTGGCAATAAACTAGCCATCCAGGTTGCCATGCAAACTGAACACAAGGTATATCCCAACCCATTCAAAATTCGCAATAACATGATTAACGTCACGTTGGTTGTCAAACTATAACCTAAACTAGCTAGTAGCAACAAACAGCCCCCCACGAAGGTCAAACGGTACTTAGAGACCCGGTCGGTTAAATTCCCAGCAAGTGGCCGGAGCACTAGCGATGTCAAATTCGTTAACCCGGCAATCGTACCGGCAAGCACACTACTAGCGCCAATACCGTGCGCAAATCCTGCAATCACGGGATTGATTAACATTGGACTCATTAAAAAGAAGAAACTAGCCATTAACACTAACTTTACATCCGGCGTATATAAACGCGTCTTCATCAATTCTCATCACTTTCTAAATTCTGATTAACTTGCCGTAACAAATCTAAAAATACCTGTTGTTGTTCGGCATCCAAATGGGCAAACATTTGCGCACTCGTCTGCCAGCCATGTTGACGGAGCTGCTCGCGTTTAGCACGCCCACTCGGGGTCACTACCACTTGCTTGGCACGCGCATCCGTTGGACTGACCACTAATTGGACATATCCGCGCGTCTGCAAGCGTTGCACGATCATCCTGGCCGTCTGATGGGTGATTTCCTGGTACGTCTTAAACGCGGTTACCGTGCGACCTGGCTGATCCGTAAAAAAGGTCAGTGCATCCGCTTGCTCAGTCGTTAACCCCACCGTCCGCAAATGTTGGTTGCGACGCCGCTTGATTTGACGAGCTAAAATCAGAACTTGCCGCGCCACCATTTCATCATGATTCATCTTAATCACCTGCCCTTTCATTTATACAGCCAGCTGTATAAATTGTCAACCAGCGACCGCTATTTTTTCTAGCAGCCTGAAGATCATTTTAAACAACGACAAAAAGTGGCTAGGCTTGGTTAGCCTAACCACTCATACCGTTGACTATAACACATTTTTCCGGCGTTGCGCGGCACGCCATAACGAAAAGGCCGTCCAACAGCTCACTAAGACGATCAACCAACTCAGGGCTGTTAAGGACAGTGACTTAACTAAGGTCGCTGCCACCACCACGCCAATAATACCGCCTAAAATAATGCCGAATAAGCCGCGATAATCGACGCGGTCATGGCGAATAAAATTCACTGCCGAAATCGGCATCAACAATGCGCACGACAGCATCATAATTGGGAAGGCGGCAATCGGGGTCAATCCCAGAAAATACACCATTACCATACACGGTGCGTACAGTCCGACTCCGGCTGACATCAGTAACCCTAGGATAAAGTTGCCACCAATGCCGACCAATAATTTCCAACCGGATAGCCCCGTCGCCTGATTAGCAACTCCCAGCAAACTGATCCAACCTAATAACTTCGCTGCCATCAGTAAAGCAGTGATGACTAACGCACCGGCCATGATTAACTGAATCCACCGCTGATTAAGCTTCGTCATGACTTCACTACCCAGTAATGCGCCGAGCGTTGCTGCTAAAACTAAACTAATCAGTGTCACTGGCTCGACCGCAACTGCTGTAACAAAGAAAAACGCCTCAAACGCGGTCGGAATCGCATGCATCGTGTTCAAAGTTCCAGGTAGCTTACGTTCATCCTTTAAATAATGGCTCGCTTGAAAAATTGCCGTGGACACGACGAAACTTCCGATACCAAGTGTGTCAAGAAAATCCGTCACGGCCCCGATAACCATGCCGAAACCAAAACTGTGGTCAAAAAATGGCGCTGCTTGCCGTCTGGCACCGGCTAACAGCAACCCAAATAAGCCGATGCTGAGCAGCATCAACAACACCACAATTGCAATTACCATCAATCTAACCCCACTCTCTTACCTACTCGTAGCATTATACTGTATTTTTAGGAAGGAACCAAAAATTATTACCATGACGTCACTGCAAGTGGTACCCACAATCATCAGTTTGCATACTGAACGTGACCACCAGACCATAAGATCCCACCGGCACTAGGGCAACTATGCCCACAGATTGTCAGAATGTGCTATAATCCAGTCAATCGATTGTGCACAATCATTATTAGAACGTCTCCGCACTTAATACTTAATACTCATCGCATGAAAGGCGGTAATTATCATGAAGACAACCACAATTCGCCCCCTTGAAGACCACGTCTGTTTTTCAACCTACACAACAGTCCATGCTATTCAACGCCTCTACCAACCAACTTTGACAGCACACCGACTCACTTATCCACAATACTTGGTTCTAGTCGCACTCTATGCGACACCGCCGCGCGCTGTCACGGTCAAAACGTTGAGCACCCAGCTAAATTTAAGTACGGGAACGCTGACGCCCGTGCTACAGCGAATGACCCAAGCTGGTTTAATTACACGTCATCGGAATCCCCAAGATGAACGGAGCATCTTGCTCACTCTGACACCTCAAGGAACCGCAACACGACTTGCTTTAAATGATTTGCCGGATTTATTGACTGCTAAGGGTGGTCTCAATCAATCCGAGTGGGCACAACTAACTCAATTAATGACTAAGTTAATGACTAACCTGA
This Lactiplantibacillus plantarum DNA region includes the following protein-coding sequences:
- a CDS encoding sulfite exporter TauE/SafE family protein, with protein sequence MGGGGAALYLGVLTSQVGLATAVAVPTSLIVALPALFFGFITQLKIKNVNFKIGNQMIIAAVPGIIVGTFSAQFIPQQLYNWIVGTIFLIMGAMVLIKYVHHSKQTTAGHQPWQAAFFGLLSGLMVGIGGLSGGATTAAGLAILGLTAVEAAGTATYVLTVMSTISLIGHLFTSTFAWQSGLVLMIGAIIGAIITPLVIRHLNLDKVNRVLTPFLGLIIIYFGIKMFI
- a CDS encoding MFS transporter, with amino-acid sequence MKTRLYTPDVKLVLMASFFFLMSPMLINPVIAGFAHGIGASSVLAGTIAGLTNLTSLVLRPLAGNLTDRVSKYRLTFVGGCLLLLASLGYSLTTNVTLIMLLRILNGLGYTLCSVCMATWMASLLPPDRIGSGMGIYGLANALGMACGPAISVFLYQHYSYQSVFWLAAGCSLLLIIMIQFVGDHGEPIVTPQTATTKHHIRIVQPRVIPVALILLLFSLPYFSTQTYIVSYVAARHFHVAAGVFFPVYAGILLVLRIILRDWFDRVPFKRFIWLCLIFNLLGLIGLTDMNNWAMLLLGAAGLAAGYGLMFSICQAKALMLVPKADHGLANSTFYIGVDLGMSLGPIIGGLISSQLPMAWFYPVMMVTLPLIIVVYLVSRRQLA
- a CDS encoding MarR family winged helix-turn-helix transcriptional regulator; its protein translation is MIKMNHDEMVARQVLILARQIKRRRNQHLRTVGLTTEQADALTFFTDQPGRTVTAFKTYQEITHQTARMIVQRLQTRGYVQLVVSPTDARAKQVVVTPSGRAKREQLRQHGWQTSAQMFAHLDAEQQQVFLDLLRQVNQNLESDEN
- a CDS encoding TSUP family transporter, which gives rise to MVIAIVVLLMLLSIGLFGLLLAGARRQAAPFFDHSFGFGMVIGAVTDFLDTLGIGSFVVSTAIFQASHYLKDERKLPGTLNTMHAIPTAFEAFFFVTAVAVEPVTLISLVLAATLGALLGSEVMTKLNQRWIQLIMAGALVITALLMAAKLLGWISLLGVANQATGLSGWKLLVGIGGNFILGLLMSAGVGLYAPCMVMVYFLGLTPIAAFPIMMLSCALLMPISAVNFIRHDRVDYRGLFGIILGGIIGVVVAATLVKSLSLTALSWLIVLVSCWTAFSLWRAAQRRKNVL
- a CDS encoding MarR family winged helix-turn-helix transcriptional regulator, producing MKTTTIRPLEDHVCFSTYTTVHAIQRLYQPTLTAHRLTYPQYLVLVALYATPPRAVTVKTLSTQLNLSTGTLTPVLQRMTQAGLITRHRNPQDERSILLTLTPQGTATRLALNDLPDLLTAKGGLNQSEWAQLTQLMTKLMTNLTR